From Columba livia isolate bColLiv1 breed racing homer chromosome 5, bColLiv1.pat.W.v2, whole genome shotgun sequence, one genomic window encodes:
- the PHLDA2 gene encoding pleckstrin homology-like domain family A member 2, producing the protein MKMQAEVIREGELEKRSDSLFQLWKKKLVVLTKDSLSLFPDGHKRAKGKELGFGSILKVDCVERTGKYIYFTIVTKDRKEIDFRCPDQSCWNASITMALIDFQNKRAIQDFKSRQEMEQAAGTQERRLARAP; encoded by the coding sequence ATGAAGATGCAAGCCGAGGTGATTCGCGAGGGCGAGCTGGAGAAGCGGAgcgacagcctgttccagctgtggaagaaaaagctgGTGGTGCTGACCAAGGACAGCCTCAGCCTCTTCCCCGACGGGCACAAGCGGGCCAAGGGCAAGGAGCTGGGCTTCGGCTCCATCCTCAAGGTGGACTGCGTGGAGCGCACGGGCAAGTACATCTACTTCACCATCGTCACCAAGGACCGCAAGGAGATTGACTTTCGGTGCCCGGACCAGAGCTGCTGGAACGCCTCCATCACCATGGCCCTCATCGACTTCCAGAACAAGCGGGCCATCCAGGACTTCAAGAGCCGCCAGGAAATGGAGCAGGCGGCGGGCACCCAGGAGCGGCGGCTGGCCCGGGCGCCCTGA